One window of Psychrobacillus sp. FSL H8-0483 genomic DNA carries:
- the dxs gene encoding 1-deoxy-D-xylulose-5-phosphate synthase — translation MDLTSISSPSFLKSLDNEQLKELSEDIRSFLIEKLSVTGGHIGPNLGVVELTIALHKSFNSPDDKFLWDVGHQAYVHKILTGRADQFDTLRQFKGLCGFPKRIESEHDVWEAGHSSTSLSAAMGMAKARDLQKKKNFVIPIIGDGALTGGMALEALNHIGHEKTDMIVILNDNEMSIAPNVGALHNVLGKLRTHGTYNKAKDELEYLLKKIPAVGGKLAGTAERVKDSLKYLLVSGVFFEEMGFTYLGPIDGHSLEDLEENLQYAKKMKGPVLLHVITKKGKGYKPAEQDKIGTWHGTGPYKMETGAFVKSSTQAPSWSGLVAETARKLARTDERIVAITPAMPVGSKLEGFATEFPDRMFDVGIAEQHATTMAAGMAADGMKPFLVIYSTFLQRAYDQVLHDICRQNLNVVIGIDRSGLVGADGETHQGVFDISFLRHMPNMVIMMPKDENEGQHMVKTAFDYSDGPIALRYPRGNGLGVPMDEELRTIPIGSWEVLKEGTQAAILTFGTTIPMAMKAAEQLEQMNISVEIINARFIKPLDETMLRDIQARNIPIITVEESALQGGFGSAVLEFYNEHNLQANVKRIGIPDIFIEHGDVNQLLEEINITTEDIVKLVETTVSDTQRYISS, via the coding sequence ATGGATTTAACTTCAATTTCTAGCCCATCCTTTTTAAAAAGTTTAGATAATGAACAATTAAAGGAACTAAGTGAAGATATTCGATCGTTTTTAATAGAGAAGCTATCCGTTACAGGAGGTCATATTGGACCCAATCTTGGTGTTGTTGAACTGACAATTGCACTGCATAAGTCTTTTAATAGCCCAGATGATAAGTTTCTTTGGGATGTTGGGCATCAAGCGTATGTGCATAAAATTTTAACTGGGCGAGCGGATCAATTTGATACGTTACGTCAATTTAAAGGACTTTGCGGATTCCCAAAAAGAATTGAAAGCGAACATGATGTATGGGAAGCAGGGCATAGCTCTACCTCTCTCTCCGCAGCTATGGGTATGGCAAAAGCAAGAGACTTGCAAAAGAAAAAGAACTTCGTAATACCAATTATTGGTGACGGAGCGCTGACTGGTGGTATGGCATTAGAAGCGTTAAACCATATTGGTCATGAGAAAACAGATATGATCGTTATTTTAAATGATAACGAAATGTCTATTGCTCCGAACGTAGGGGCTTTGCACAATGTATTAGGTAAATTACGTACACATGGTACGTACAATAAAGCAAAAGATGAATTAGAGTATTTATTAAAGAAAATTCCTGCAGTTGGCGGTAAACTTGCTGGTACTGCAGAGCGAGTAAAAGATAGCTTGAAGTATTTACTCGTTTCAGGTGTGTTTTTTGAAGAAATGGGCTTCACTTACTTAGGGCCTATTGATGGCCATAGCCTGGAAGATTTAGAAGAAAATCTGCAATATGCGAAGAAAATGAAAGGTCCTGTCCTTCTTCACGTCATTACGAAAAAAGGAAAAGGGTACAAACCAGCTGAACAAGACAAAATTGGTACTTGGCATGGAACGGGTCCATATAAAATGGAAACTGGAGCTTTTGTTAAATCATCGACTCAAGCACCATCATGGAGCGGGCTTGTTGCTGAAACAGCGCGAAAACTTGCTCGCACAGATGAACGTATTGTCGCAATTACTCCAGCTATGCCGGTAGGTTCTAAATTAGAAGGGTTCGCTACTGAATTCCCTGACCGAATGTTTGATGTAGGAATTGCTGAGCAACACGCTACAACTATGGCTGCTGGTATGGCTGCAGACGGAATGAAACCATTTCTAGTGATCTATTCGACTTTCCTTCAACGTGCGTATGATCAAGTTCTACATGACATTTGCCGTCAAAACTTAAATGTTGTAATTGGTATAGACCGCTCTGGATTAGTAGGAGCAGATGGTGAAACACATCAAGGAGTTTTCGATATATCGTTTTTACGTCATATGCCGAATATGGTCATCATGATGCCAAAAGATGAAAACGAAGGGCAGCACATGGTGAAAACGGCATTTGATTATTCAGATGGACCAATTGCACTTCGTTACCCAAGAGGAAACGGACTAGGTGTGCCAATGGATGAGGAGTTGCGAACAATTCCTATTGGATCATGGGAAGTATTGAAAGAAGGCACTCAAGCTGCAATCTTAACATTTGGTACAACAATCCCAATGGCCATGAAGGCTGCAGAACAATTGGAACAAATGAATATTTCTGTAGAAATAATTAATGCTCGTTTTATTAAACCACTTGATGAGACAATGCTTCGAGATATACAAGCGCGTAATATTCCAATCATTACGGTTGAAGAAAGTGCTTTACAAGGCGGTTTTGGAAGTGCAGTATTAGAATTCTATAATGAGCATAACCTACAGGCAAATGTGAAACGAATAGGAATACCAGATATCTTTATTGAACATGGAGATGTTAACCAGCTATTAGAAGAAATAAATATTACAACAGAAGACATTGTAAAGCTTGTAGAAACTACAGTAAGTGATACTCAAAGGTATATTTCATCATGA
- a CDS encoding polyprenyl synthetase family protein, whose amino-acid sequence MSNVLQAFIQTNQPLVEHKLDILIKEIKAPKELKEAMSYSLQAGGKRIRPLYTLAVLEELNITNKDAIIVASTVEMIHTYSLIHDDLPAMDNDDLRRGKPTNHIVFGEALAILAGDALVTLAFGIIARLQHLTAEQKVQLMDQLSFAAGAEGMVGGQVLDMLGEGKSLTLDQLEEVHVNKTGALLSFSILAGGIIANASEEVMDALKKYAFHIGLAFQIQDDILDIEGTSEQLGKTAGKDVLSEKNTYPSILTLDGAREQLQKQYNLAIIALEKVNLHKGLLLEIANYITKRSN is encoded by the coding sequence ATGAGTAATGTATTGCAAGCTTTTATCCAAACTAATCAACCCCTTGTAGAACATAAATTAGATATACTAATTAAAGAAATTAAAGCTCCTAAAGAATTAAAAGAAGCAATGTCATATTCACTTCAAGCTGGCGGAAAGAGAATAAGACCACTTTATACATTAGCAGTACTTGAGGAACTGAACATAACAAACAAAGATGCAATAATAGTAGCTAGTACGGTTGAAATGATTCATACGTATTCTCTGATTCATGATGATCTACCAGCAATGGATAATGATGATCTGCGAAGAGGAAAACCTACCAATCATATTGTATTTGGGGAAGCGCTTGCTATATTAGCTGGAGATGCACTCGTTACGCTTGCTTTTGGAATCATCGCACGACTTCAACATCTTACAGCAGAACAAAAAGTACAATTGATGGACCAACTCAGTTTTGCAGCGGGTGCTGAAGGAATGGTTGGAGGGCAAGTGTTAGACATGTTAGGTGAGGGTAAATCATTAACTTTGGATCAATTAGAAGAAGTTCATGTAAATAAAACCGGCGCACTTCTTTCCTTTAGTATTCTAGCTGGTGGCATTATTGCAAATGCATCCGAGGAAGTGATGGATGCCCTTAAGAAGTATGCATTCCACATTGGATTAGCCTTTCAAATACAAGATGATATATTAGATATAGAAGGCACCTCTGAACAATTGGGCAAAACGGCTGGAAAAGATGTATTAAGTGAAAAAAATACATACCCATCTATTCTAACCTTAGATGGGGCGAGAGAGCAGCTACAAAAACAATATAATTTAGCAATTATTGCTTTAGAAAAAGTAAATCTTCATAAAGGGCTACTTTTAGAGATTGCTAATTATATTACAAAAAGATCGAACTAA
- the xseB gene encoding exodeoxyribonuclease VII small subunit — MTKKEIPFDEAMLQLESIVRQLEQGDVPLENAIELYQKGMELSKLCSDKLQSAEKQLVSFMGENKEEAGQANE; from the coding sequence ATGACTAAAAAAGAAATTCCATTCGATGAAGCTATGCTGCAACTGGAGAGTATCGTTCGTCAACTAGAACAAGGGGATGTACCGCTAGAAAATGCAATTGAACTTTACCAAAAAGGGATGGAGCTCTCCAAACTGTGTAGCGACAAATTACAAAGCGCAGAAAAACAACTTGTCTCTTTCATGGGTGAAAATAAAGAAGAGGCTGGCCAGGCGAATGAGTAA
- the xseA gene encoding exodeoxyribonuclease VII large subunit, protein MSSHTYLTVKALTKYIKRKFDADTHLRDVYVKGELSNVKVHSSGHIYFTLKDDAARVTSVMFAMNAKTLKFTPESGMNVLVRGDINVFEAAGQYQLYAASMQPDGIGELFLAFEQLKKKLEQEGLFHPARKKPIPTFPKKIGVVTSKTGAAIRDILTTLERRYPISEVVVFPSIVQGPQAAPSIVKSIEQANGFGDIDVLIVGRGGGSIEDLWAFNEEIVARAIANSHVPIISAVGHETDTTIADFVSDLRAPTPTAAAEMAVPSKENLMKNILSYQSASLHFVSKKLADEKNRYKRAIESPVMATPEKLYRPFIERYVRAEQQLQRETSRLYREKGRHFAQLQNRFIQLSPQKVIDQHHKSVHSITNQLNQVVLSTFEKHRQQFIGSLRTLEALNPLKIMDRGYNITYKDDKLVKSVDDVQQGDSIFVTLSDGRIEAIVQQVEMKERGD, encoded by the coding sequence GTGTCTTCACATACATACTTAACTGTAAAAGCACTAACTAAATACATAAAAAGAAAATTTGATGCGGATACGCATTTGCGGGATGTGTACGTGAAAGGAGAGCTTTCGAACGTGAAAGTTCATTCTAGCGGACACATTTATTTCACGTTAAAAGACGATGCAGCACGCGTCACCTCTGTCATGTTTGCAATGAATGCAAAAACGTTAAAATTCACTCCAGAAAGCGGTATGAATGTACTTGTACGAGGAGATATTAACGTGTTTGAAGCAGCTGGACAATACCAGCTATATGCTGCAAGCATGCAACCAGATGGTATTGGAGAACTTTTCTTAGCATTTGAACAACTAAAAAAGAAGTTAGAGCAAGAAGGATTATTCCATCCAGCCCGAAAAAAACCGATTCCAACTTTTCCTAAGAAAATTGGGGTTGTTACTTCTAAAACGGGAGCAGCAATCCGTGATATCTTAACTACTTTAGAACGACGATATCCTATTAGTGAAGTAGTCGTATTTCCTAGTATTGTGCAAGGTCCACAAGCTGCACCTTCCATTGTAAAATCCATTGAACAAGCAAATGGATTTGGAGATATTGATGTACTAATTGTAGGCCGAGGTGGAGGTTCCATTGAGGATTTGTGGGCATTCAATGAAGAGATAGTGGCACGTGCAATTGCCAATAGCCATGTACCAATCATCAGTGCCGTTGGTCATGAAACAGATACAACGATCGCCGATTTTGTATCTGACTTAAGGGCACCAACGCCAACTGCAGCAGCAGAAATGGCTGTCCCAAGCAAAGAAAATCTGATGAAAAATATTTTATCCTATCAGTCTGCTAGCTTACACTTCGTATCCAAAAAACTTGCGGATGAAAAAAATAGATACAAACGAGCAATAGAATCTCCCGTAATGGCAACTCCGGAAAAGTTATATCGTCCTTTTATAGAAAGATATGTCCGAGCGGAACAACAATTACAAAGAGAAACGAGCCGTCTATATCGAGAAAAAGGCCGTCATTTTGCTCAATTACAAAATAGATTCATTCAACTGTCACCACAAAAAGTAATTGATCAACATCATAAATCAGTACATTCGATTACGAATCAATTAAACCAAGTAGTACTCTCCACTTTTGAAAAGCATCGTCAACAATTTATAGGATCTTTACGCACATTAGAAGCTTTAAATCCATTAAAAATAATGGACCGCGGATATAACATTACCTACAAAGACGATAAGCTAGTAAAATCGGTAGATGATGTACAACAAGGAGATTCTATATTTGTCACACTTTCAGATGGTCGTATCGAAGCGATTGTTCAACAAGTTGAAATGAAAGAGAGAGGAGATTAA
- the folD gene encoding bifunctional methylenetetrahydrofolate dehydrogenase/methenyltetrahydrofolate cyclohydrolase FolD: MTNHKIDGKLIAGQVTDKVKERVESLKAKGVTPGLAVILVGSNPASQTYVNNKTKTCERLGMYSTMVELEETISEDELLKNVEALNHDEKIHGILVQLPLPKQIDEDRVIAAISPLKDVDGFHPESVGKMMIGQQTFLPCTPFGIMKLLEYSDVDVAGKHAVIIGRSNIVGKPMGQLLLQKDATVTYCHSRTKDLHAFTKQADILVVATGRAKMIDASYIKEGAVVIDVGINRDENNKLCGDVDFASAQEVASKITPVPGGVGPMTIAMLMENTCLAAENTLSN, translated from the coding sequence ATGACTAATCATAAAATTGATGGCAAACTTATAGCAGGTCAAGTAACAGATAAAGTAAAAGAACGTGTAGAAAGCCTAAAAGCAAAAGGGGTAACACCTGGATTAGCAGTAATTTTGGTAGGAAGTAATCCCGCTTCCCAAACATACGTAAACAACAAGACGAAAACATGTGAAAGACTTGGCATGTATTCTACCATGGTCGAATTAGAAGAAACTATTTCAGAAGATGAACTACTTAAAAACGTAGAGGCCCTAAACCATGATGAAAAAATTCATGGGATTTTAGTTCAATTACCTTTACCAAAACAAATCGACGAAGATCGAGTGATTGCAGCTATTTCTCCACTAAAAGATGTAGATGGTTTTCATCCGGAAAGCGTTGGCAAAATGATGATCGGTCAACAAACCTTCCTTCCATGTACACCATTTGGCATCATGAAACTTTTAGAATACAGCGATGTAGATGTAGCGGGGAAACATGCTGTAATTATTGGAAGAAGCAATATTGTTGGGAAACCAATGGGACAACTATTACTACAAAAAGATGCTACGGTAACGTATTGTCATTCAAGAACGAAAGATTTACATGCATTCACAAAACAAGCTGATATTTTAGTTGTAGCAACTGGTCGAGCAAAAATGATAGACGCTAGTTATATTAAAGAGGGCGCAGTAGTGATTGATGTAGGGATCAATCGCGATGAGAATAATAAGCTTTGTGGCGATGTTGATTTTGCATCTGCGCAAGAAGTTGCTTCTAAAATAACTCCAGTACCTGGTGGAGTAGGTCCTATGACAATTGCTATGCTAATGGAAAATACATGCCTAGCAGCCGAAAATACATTAAGTAACTAA
- the nusB gene encoding transcription antitermination factor NusB produces MKRREARELALQALFQLDNHEITIEEAIGHVTDEQDSFLTQLVTGTIEHKEQIDSTLTDKLENWSLSRLPKIERTVLRIAVYELLYTEETPAKVVINEALEICKVFGDEKSSRFVNGVLSKYTEQ; encoded by the coding sequence ATGAAACGAAGAGAAGCGAGAGAATTAGCACTACAAGCACTATTTCAGTTAGACAATCACGAAATTACGATAGAAGAAGCAATTGGACATGTTACGGATGAACAAGACTCGTTTTTAACTCAATTAGTAACTGGAACAATTGAGCATAAAGAGCAAATCGATTCTACCCTAACAGATAAGCTTGAAAACTGGTCACTTTCTCGATTACCAAAAATCGAACGAACAGTTCTTCGTATAGCTGTATACGAATTATTATATACAGAAGAGACACCTGCTAAAGTAGTTATTAATGAAGCTTTAGAAATTTGCAAAGTGTTCGGAGATGAGAAATCTAGCCGATTTGTAAATGGTGTATTATCTAAATATACAGAGCAATAG
- a CDS encoding Asp23/Gls24 family envelope stress response protein — MTETTEQKFVQMTPEGKEYLGTIEIAPEVITVIAGIATNEVEGIAGTRGNFAAGVVERLGKKVHGKGIKTEITNDGLFIDVYCVVKYGASVPAVAKEVQSQIRQAIENMTSLTPKEVNVHIMGVQFDTAE; from the coding sequence ATGACAGAAACAACCGAACAAAAATTTGTTCAAATGACTCCTGAAGGAAAAGAATACTTAGGAACAATTGAAATCGCTCCTGAGGTAATAACAGTAATTGCAGGTATTGCTACTAATGAGGTGGAAGGAATCGCAGGAACACGCGGTAACTTTGCTGCAGGAGTTGTAGAACGATTAGGAAAAAAAGTGCATGGAAAAGGGATTAAAACTGAGATTACGAATGATGGATTGTTCATCGACGTATATTGCGTAGTGAAATACGGCGCTTCAGTACCTGCCGTTGCAAAAGAAGTACAATCTCAAATTCGCCAAGCAATTGAAAATATGACAAGCTTAACACCTAAGGAAGTAAATGTGCATATTATGGGCGTACAATTTGATACTGCAGAATAA
- the accC gene encoding acetyl-CoA carboxylase biotin carboxylase subunit has protein sequence MMKKVLIANRGEIAVRIIRACKELDIETVAVYSEADRDALHVQIADEAYCIGPRLSKDSYLNFSNIISVAKLTGCDGIHPGYGFLAENAEFAELCEECDITFIGPTSQAIRSMGIKDVAKETMQKAGVPTVPGSKGIVETEEDALKVAKEIGFPVIIKATAGGGGKGIRVAKDEEDLIKGIKITQKEAAAAFGNPGVYLEKYIEVFRHVEIQVLADAHGNAVHLGERDCSIQRRMQKLVEEAPSPALSEELRAEMGEAAVKAALAVGYRSAGTVEFIFDHINQKFYFMEMNTRIQVEHPVTEMITGIDLIKQMLKVAAGEKLPFKQKDIKLKGWAIECRINAENPAKNFMPSPGLVEFYLPPGGLGVRVDSAVYPGYSIPPFYDSMVAKLITYGETREEAIAKMKRALSEFAIQGVETTIGFHEKLMNHEVFVSGDFDTKFLEKYDVMNS, from the coding sequence ATGATGAAAAAAGTACTAATTGCCAATCGTGGTGAAATTGCAGTTCGTATCATTCGTGCATGTAAAGAATTGGACATCGAAACGGTTGCTGTCTATTCAGAAGCAGATCGTGATGCACTACATGTTCAAATTGCGGACGAAGCTTATTGTATCGGTCCTAGATTATCAAAGGATTCCTATTTAAATTTCTCTAATATTATTAGTGTTGCTAAACTTACTGGCTGTGACGGGATCCACCCAGGTTACGGATTTTTAGCAGAAAATGCAGAGTTTGCGGAGCTATGTGAAGAATGCGATATTACATTTATCGGTCCAACTTCACAAGCTATTCGAAGTATGGGAATTAAAGATGTTGCGAAAGAAACCATGCAAAAAGCTGGTGTTCCAACAGTTCCAGGTTCGAAAGGAATCGTGGAAACAGAAGAAGATGCATTAAAAGTGGCAAAAGAAATCGGATTCCCTGTGATTATTAAAGCTACTGCTGGTGGTGGAGGTAAAGGGATCCGTGTTGCAAAAGACGAAGAAGATTTGATAAAAGGAATTAAAATTACACAAAAAGAAGCAGCAGCAGCATTTGGTAACCCAGGTGTGTACTTAGAAAAATATATCGAAGTATTTCGTCATGTAGAGATTCAAGTTCTTGCAGATGCGCATGGGAATGCGGTTCACCTTGGCGAACGTGATTGTTCTATTCAACGTCGCATGCAAAAACTTGTAGAAGAAGCGCCGTCTCCAGCATTATCAGAAGAACTTCGTGCCGAAATGGGAGAAGCAGCTGTGAAGGCTGCCCTTGCTGTTGGTTATCGCAGTGCTGGTACAGTAGAATTTATTTTCGATCACATCAATCAAAAATTCTATTTCATGGAAATGAATACGCGTATTCAAGTAGAACACCCTGTAACAGAAATGATTACGGGAATTGACTTAATTAAGCAAATGCTGAAAGTGGCAGCGGGAGAAAAATTACCTTTCAAACAAAAAGATATTAAACTTAAAGGATGGGCAATTGAATGTCGTATTAACGCAGAAAATCCTGCTAAAAACTTCATGCCTTCTCCAGGTCTAGTTGAATTTTACTTACCACCAGGAGGACTTGGCGTTCGCGTAGATTCTGCTGTTTATCCAGGCTATTCTATTCCGCCATTCTATGATTCGATGGTAGCGAAGCTTATTACGTATGGTGAAACGCGAGAAGAAGCAATTGCGAAAATGAAACGTGCTCTTAGCGAATTCGCCATCCAAGGTGTAGAGACAACAATTGGTTTCCATGAAAAGCTCATGAATCATGAAGTGTTTGTATCTGGAGATTTTGATACGAAGTTTTTAGAGAAATACGATGTAATGAATTCATAA
- the accB gene encoding acetyl-CoA carboxylase biotin carboxyl carrier protein: MKIQEIREIIKLIDQSTLDEFLYESEGTKIKLKKNDKGSVLTSGQTFESSSVVVEQPKEVEANLQPVIETPKEKVEEIKAPVLEDSNLHKITSPMVGTFYKSSSPDSEAYVQVGSKISSESIVCIVEAMKLFNEIEAEVNGEIVEILVKDGQLVEYGQPLFLVKN, encoded by the coding sequence ATGAAAATCCAAGAAATTAGAGAAATTATTAAATTAATCGATCAGTCTACACTAGATGAATTTTTATATGAATCAGAAGGTACTAAAATTAAATTAAAAAAGAATGATAAAGGTTCTGTACTAACTTCTGGACAAACATTTGAAAGTTCTTCCGTAGTTGTGGAACAACCAAAAGAAGTAGAAGCTAACTTACAACCTGTAATCGAAACACCAAAAGAAAAAGTGGAAGAAATTAAAGCACCTGTTTTGGAAGACAGCAATCTGCATAAAATCACTTCTCCAATGGTTGGAACTTTTTATAAATCTTCTTCGCCAGATTCAGAGGCATATGTACAAGTTGGTTCGAAAATTTCTTCCGAATCGATTGTTTGTATCGTAGAAGCGATGAAACTATTTAACGAAATCGAAGCGGAAGTGAACGGTGAGATTGTAGAAATTCTTGTAAAAGACGGACAATTAGTTGAATACGGTCAACCTCTGTTCCTCGTAAAAAACTAA
- a CDS encoding SpoIIIAH-like family protein, which yields MNRKRSVWFLTLLSLVAVVTVFYMSERPSPFDGIQLFSDDTLDEVGLVETSSNEQSFLSSSNAFEEMRMEVQEKRSQLREQLTTKVGNNDLTAEEKDQAYSEIEELVNVDSAEAMLELIIKSLGYDDAFVRIEDNNVLIDVVSNESSPKKASDIIYNVKREWPQAYKVEVKFDGQ from the coding sequence ATGAATAGAAAACGATCCGTTTGGTTTTTAACATTACTAAGCTTAGTAGCAGTAGTTACAGTATTTTATATGTCGGAACGACCATCACCGTTTGATGGAATCCAGCTTTTTTCTGATGATACATTAGATGAGGTAGGATTAGTAGAAACTTCGTCAAATGAACAATCATTTCTTTCTAGTAGCAATGCTTTTGAAGAAATGAGGATGGAAGTACAAGAGAAACGAAGTCAACTTCGTGAACAACTCACAACTAAAGTAGGGAATAACGATCTTACAGCAGAAGAAAAAGATCAAGCTTACAGCGAAATAGAAGAGTTAGTAAATGTTGATTCTGCTGAAGCGATGCTAGAGTTAATCATTAAATCATTAGGTTATGATGATGCGTTCGTTCGCATTGAGGATAACAATGTATTAATAGATGTGGTTTCAAATGAATCGTCTCCAAAAAAAGCCTCTGATATTATTTACAATGTAAAACGAGAGTGGCCACAAGCTTATAAAGTAGAAGTAAAATTTGACGGACAATAA
- a CDS encoding stage III sporulation protein AE has protein sequence MEEIISTVLQPVKEVIQTFTYILLFGFIFVCLEWFIPSSKRLFKLLFIMIICFYCLEPAFRTVGMIQALTNQLVHLFLGVYPLLTAGIAISGGALLVTSWNPAVMLFATFTSILAERVLIPALLAAFIFDLITRIHPATSFSKMSDLIRMTLVGSTSIILVLYSFFMTVNGVITWTVSGAVNETVKRLIQNNIPFVGSLLTESISTMKNYSSSASVVTGNAVLFSVLVLVSIPTIQTILIAFLYRLLGAILEPFIDGQISGLLDDIGKTLFVLSIISVLIAFAFFFTIILTMLFAKLLISVKG, from the coding sequence ATGGAAGAAATAATTTCAACTGTATTGCAGCCAGTGAAAGAAGTTATACAAACATTTACGTATATCCTCCTGTTTGGTTTTATTTTTGTTTGCTTAGAGTGGTTTATTCCGAGTAGCAAAAGACTCTTTAAATTATTATTTATCATGATTATTTGTTTTTACTGTTTAGAGCCCGCTTTTCGAACAGTAGGTATGATTCAAGCACTAACCAATCAGTTAGTTCATCTTTTTTTAGGTGTGTACCCTCTGCTTACGGCAGGTATAGCTATCTCAGGTGGCGCATTATTAGTAACTTCTTGGAACCCAGCGGTAATGTTATTTGCGACCTTTACGTCCATTTTGGCAGAAAGGGTATTAATACCAGCATTACTAGCAGCGTTTATTTTTGATTTAATAACGAGAATTCATCCAGCCACATCGTTTTCTAAGATGTCGGATCTAATTCGAATGACGTTAGTGGGATCAACATCCATCATTCTTGTCCTGTATAGTTTCTTTATGACTGTGAATGGTGTCATCACATGGACTGTAAGTGGAGCAGTCAATGAAACGGTCAAACGCTTAATCCAAAATAATATACCCTTTGTCGGGTCGTTATTGACAGAAAGTATAAGTACGATGAAAAACTATTCATCCTCTGCATCTGTAGTTACTGGTAATGCCGTATTGTTTTCTGTATTAGTGTTAGTATCTATTCCAACGATTCAAACGATCTTAATTGCTTTCTTGTATCGATTGCTAGGTGCTATTTTAGAACCTTTTATAGATGGACAAATTAGTGGACTGTTAGATGATATTGGAAAGACACTATTTGTCTTATCTATTATTTCAGTGTTAATCGCGTTTGCATTTTTCTTCACAATCATATTAACCATGCTTTTTGCAAAACTACTTATAAGTGTGAAAGGATAA
- a CDS encoding SpoIIIAC/SpoIIIAD family protein, whose product MELHDVLRVAGIGLLIAILHLFFESTGKKEFAFFLFFVGYIYMTIELLRLLKLFFYEISSFLEWLLMTS is encoded by the coding sequence GTGGAACTTCACGATGTACTTCGAGTTGCGGGTATAGGCTTATTAATAGCTATTCTTCACTTGTTTTTTGAGTCAACTGGTAAGAAAGAATTCGCGTTTTTCTTGTTTTTTGTTGGGTATATCTACATGACAATCGAGTTATTACGTTTATTAAAACTATTCTTTTATGAGATTTCGTCATTTTTAGAATGGCTTCTTATGACGAGCTAA
- the efp gene encoding elongation factor P, producing the protein MISVNDFKTGLTILVDGVLYRVLDFQHVKPGKGAAFVRSKLRNLRNGSVNEKTFRAGEKVEKAQIDNRKMQYLYASGDQHVFMDTDSYEQIELSETQLEYELKFLRENMEIQVIQFQGETLGVELPKSVELEVTETEPGIKGDTSGGGSKTATLETGVVVTVPLFINVGDKLIINTDEGSYVSRA; encoded by the coding sequence ATGATTTCAGTAAATGATTTTAAAACAGGATTAACAATTTTAGTAGATGGAGTACTTTACCGAGTACTTGATTTCCAACATGTAAAACCAGGTAAAGGTGCCGCTTTTGTGCGTTCAAAACTAAGAAACCTACGTAATGGTTCTGTAAACGAAAAAACATTCCGTGCAGGTGAAAAAGTAGAAAAAGCACAAATCGATAACCGTAAAATGCAATATTTATATGCTAGTGGGGATCAACATGTGTTCATGGATACTGATTCATACGAGCAAATCGAATTAAGCGAAACACAACTTGAGTACGAATTAAAATTCTTACGTGAAAACATGGAAATTCAAGTAATTCAGTTCCAAGGGGAAACGCTTGGAGTAGAATTACCAAAATCAGTTGAACTAGAAGTAACAGAAACAGAACCAGGTATTAAAGGTGATACTTCTGGTGGTGGTTCTAAAACGGCAACGCTTGAAACTGGCGTAGTTGTTACTGTTCCACTTTTCATCAACGTTGGAGATAAATTAATCATCAACACGGATGAGGGTTCATACGTTTCAAGAGCATAA